From Herbaspirillum sp. WKF16:
CCTGGGCGAAAGCGATATCGTGATCAATGTCGCGGCGACAAAGCCGTGGCGGCTGTCGGCGTCGCTCGACGACAGCGGCGCCAAGGGCACCGGCAAGCTGCAGGCCGGCCTCAATCTCGCGCTCGACAATCCGCTGGGGCTCAACGACCTGTTCAACGTCACGCTCAATACCGACGCCGATCGCAGCGGCAACCAACGCGGCACCACCGGCAATAATTTCTCCTGGTCGGTGCCCTATGGCGACTGGAGCTTCGCCGTTGCCGCCGGCAGCTATCGGTATCACCAGCGCTTCGCCGGCCTCTTCCAGTCCTTCACCTCCAGCGGCAAATCGGACAACATGGATGTGAGGGCGACCTGGATGATCCAGCGCGACCAGCAGCAAAAGAACAGCATCCAGTTCAAGATCGGCAAGCGCTGGAGCCGCGCCTACCTGGAAGATACCGAGCTGGACAACCAGCGCCGCAACGCCAGCTTCGCGGAGATTGCCTGGCTGCACCGGCGCCGTCTCGGCAGCGCCCAACTGGACCTGTCGCTGGCCAATCGCTGGGGCGTGAGCTGGTTCAACGGCGATGCCGATCCCGCGTTCCGCCAGCCTGGCGACCCGACCCTGCGCTACACGCTGCAGACCATCGATGCCAGCCTGCTGGCGCCCTTTGCGCTGGCCGGCCAGTCGCTGACCTACATCGGCGCCTTGCGCGGACAGAGCACACGCTCGGTGCTCCATGCGAGCGAACAGCTATCCATCGGGAACCGGTATACCGTGCGCGGCTTCGACGGCGAACTGAGCCTGGCCGCCGAGCGCGGATTCTTCATGCGCAACGAGATCGACGCACCACTGGGAGAGCGCAACCATTCGCTCTACGCCGGCCTGGATATCGGCAAGCTCTACGGTCCCGCCGTCAGCAAGCTGCTGGGCGACAAGCTGGCCGGCGCGGCGCTGGGCATGCGCGGCAACCTGCTCGGCCTGAGCTACGACATGTTCATCGGATGGGCGCTGTACAAGCCGCAGAACTTCCGCACCGGCGCGCAGGCGGCCGGGTTCTCGCTGGGATACCAGTACTGATGCCGGACAACTTGACTGGCATCCTCCGCCCTCTTTCCCCCACCCGTCCTCCATCCTCGCTCAGAGCCTGGCCTCATTGCTCACCCACTTCGTGATGTGCTTGCCCACCGACACCAGCTCGCCATGCTGGTTGGTCACCTCCATGTCGGCCACCGTGCGGGCGCGTTCTTCGTCGATGGCGCTGATCTTGTAGTGGACGGTCACGGTGTCGCCGAAGAACACCGGCTTGAGGAAGCGCAGGCCGTCGTAGCCCAGCGACACCGGTGTGGTGTCGATGCCGCGCTCGATGCTGCCGGCCTGCATCCTGGCCGAGGCGGTCGACATGAACCCTACCAGCAGCGCGCCGTGCACGATGCGGCGACCGTAGGCCGTGCCTTGCATGAACTGCTCGTTGACGTGGTTGGGTGAGAAGTCGCCGGTGATGCCGGCGAACAGGTAAACGTCGGCCTCGCCGACGGTCTTGCTGAAGGTTACGGTGTCGCCGAGGCGGGCATGGGTAATGGTCATGGCTTCTCCTGTTAAAGTGATGGCTTTTATTGTAATCGCTTTCAAATACAAACGAAATTTGTCCATCGAGAAAGATGCGATCGATTGCACTGCACAATACAAATTGGCACTGATGCATTGACTTGACCGGTTCTTCTGTCTTATTCTTTTTTGTAAGCGCTTACAAATAATGGAATAAAGTCGATGAAAAAAGTATCTGTACTGAGCGCAGCCGAGGCCGCCGGCCTGGTCAGGGATGACGACACGATCGTGATCTGCGGCTGCGAGAATGTGCTCTCGCCCGAGACCTTGCTCAAAGCCTTGGGCGATCGCTATCGGGAGACCGGCGCGCCGCGCGGGCTGACCGAGATCCATCCCATCATCGTGGGCATGGGCGTGGAGCGCGGGCTGGAGCACCTGGCCCAGCCGGGCATGATCCGGCGCGCCGTCGGCAGCGGCTTCAGTTTCCTGAAGACCTCGCGCTACACGCAGATGCTCAAGGAAAACGCCTTCGAGGCGCACGTTGTGCCGATGGGGACGATTTTCCAAATGATGGGCGACATCGCCTCGGGGCGCAGCCGCACGCTGACCCAGGTAGGCCTGAATACATTCGTCGATCCGCAGGTGGAAGGCGGGCGCATCAACGGCGCGGCCGAAACGCCGCTGGCGCGCCATATCGAGGTCGACGGCGAAGGCTATCTGGAATACCGCTTGCCCAAACTGAACATCGCGCTGCTGCGCGGCACCACCGCTGACGAGAACGGCAACATCAGCCTGGAAAACGAGCCGGTCTCGCTGGGCGTGCGCAACCTCGCCATGGCGGTGAAGAATTCCGGCGGCAAGGTGATCGTGCAGGTGGCGCGCATGACCCAGAGCGGCAGCATCCATCCGCGCATGGTGGAGATTCCCGGCATCTGCGTGGACGCGGTGGTGATCGATCCGCAACAAAGCGTGTCCGGCGGCGAGCTGCTGAATCCGGCGCTGACCGGCGAGATCCGCATGCCCATCCATCACATCGCCAGGGTCGAGCCGGGCGTGGCGCGCATCGTCGTCAGCCGCGCCGCCGATGAGGTGCAAGAGCATGAGGTGGTCAACCTGGGCGTGGGCATTCCGGTGGACATTCCCAAGATCCTGGTCGAACGCGGCCAGGCCGACCGCGCCACCTTCTATCCGGAACACGGCTCGCTGGGCGGCGTGCCGGGCGAGCGCGCCATCTTCGGCACCAACATCAATCCTGAAGCCATCGTCGACTCGCCGCGGGTGTTCGAATTCTTCCTGGGCGGAGGGCTGGATGCGACCTTCCTCGGCTTCGGCCAGATCGATGCGGCCGGCAACGTCAACGTCAGCAAGTTCAACGGCATCGTGCCGGGATGCGGCGGCTTCATCGACATCACGCATCGCACCGGCAAGGTGGTGTTCTGCGGCTCGTTCTCGGCCGGCGGCGCCGATGTCGCGGCGGCAGAGGGCGGCTTGCGCATCCGCGCCGAAGGCAAGTTCTCCAAGTTCGTGCCGCAGGTGGAACAGGTCACCTTCAACGGCCGCGAGGCCTTGCGCAAGGGCCAGTCGGTGCTGTACGTGACCGAGCGCGCGGTGTTCTCGCTGCAGGCCGACGGCCTGCAGGTGGAAGAGATTGCGCCGGGCGTGGACCTGCAAACCCAGGTGCTGGACCTGATCCCGTTCAAGGTGAACGTGCCGCGCCCGCCGCGCCTGATGGATACGCGCCATTTCGGCTGAGCGCGGCGACACGACAAGGAGACAGCAAGTGCAAGACGAATATCGTGAAATCAGCACCGATGTGCTGATCATCGGCAGCGGCGGCGCGGCGCTGCGCGCGGCGCTGGAGGCCGACGACCAGGGCGCCGAGGTGCTGGTGGTGATCAAGGGCGAGTTCCGCAAGAGCGGCGCCACCTTCCATAGCGTGGCCGAGGTCGGCGCCTACAACGTGCCCGACGGCGCCGGTGATCCGCTGGACAATCCGGGCGTGTTCCTGGACGACATCCTGCGTGCCGGCCAGGGCATGTCGGACCCGCGCCTGTCGAAGATCCTGGCCGAGGAAGCCGAACAATCGCTGCAGTACCTGGAAAAATTCGGCGTGCATTTCGAGCGCGAGGACGATCACTACCTGGTGTTCCGCGCCTGCTTTTCTTCGCGTCCGCGCTCGCACGTCATCCACGACCATTTCAAGCCGGTGCTCAAGGCGCTTGGCACGGAAGCCTCGCGCCGCGGCATCAAGGTGATGGACCGCATGATGGTGGTCAACCTGATCGCGCGCGACGGCCAGTGCCACGGCGTGCACGCGCTGGACGCCGAGGGTCGTCCGGTGGTGATCCGCGCCAAGTCGACCATCGTCACCACCGGCGGCGCCAGCCAGCTGTTCGCCAAGAACCTCTATCCGTCCGACATCACCGGCGACGGCTACGCGATGGCGCATCGCGCCGGCGCGTGGCTGACCAACATGGAATTCATGCAGGCCGGAGTGAGCATCGTCTCGCCCTTCGTCAACCTGTTCGGCAACTACCTGTGGGATGCGCATCCCAACTTGAGCGACCGCGACGGCAAGCCCTTCGTGAAGGATTACCTGCCGCCGGGCGTGAGCCTGCGCGAGGTGATCCAGCAGAAGGAGCGTCATTTCCCGTTCAGCTCCAGCGACATCTCACGCTATATCGAGATCTCGATCCAGCGCGCCATCAATGATGGGCGCGGCACGCTCGAGGGCGGCGTCTTCATGGACTTCCGCAATACCGATTTCGCCACGCTGCTGGCCGACAAGTCGCGCAGCATCGCGCGCATGTGGCCGCTCACTTATGAGTGGTACAAGAAGCAGGATGTCGACCTGTACCGCGACCGGGTGCAGATCGCCTGCTCGGCGCATGCCATCAACGGCGGCCTGTACATCGACGAGGATGCGCAATCGAACCTGTGCGGCCTGTTCGCCGCCGGCGAGGTGGCCGCCGGTCCGCACGGCGCCGATCGCCTGGGCGGCAACATGGCGTTGACCTGCCAGGTGTTTGGCCGCCGCGCCGGGCTGGCGGCGGCGCAACGCGCCAGGGACATGGATCATCCGCATCTCGGCGATGTCTTTGGCGAGCAGCGCGCGTTCCTGGCGCAATTCGCTCGCAGCGGCGCACATCGCCTGCCGGACCTGCGCGCGCGCCTGCAGCGCTCGGCCAACCGCCACTTGCTGGTGATCCGCAATGCAATTGGCCTGAAAACTTTCATGGATGAGTGCGACGAGTTGCGCGATATGCTGATGAAGGACACCGAGATTACCTCGCCGGCCGACATGGTGCATGCGTTGGAACTGCGCAACCTGCTGGAAGTGGGCGCAATGATGGCGCTGGCCGCCGGCGTGCGCCGCGAAAGCCGTGGCGGGCATTATCGCGAGGACCATCCGACGCGCGACGACAGCATGGCCCAGAACATCATCCTGGACGCCAGCCAGCCGGCCGGCTACCGCGCGGTGCGGCTGGCCGATCTCAGGACCTGATGGCCGCAACCTTCAGCGCTTGCCGGCCTTGGCGCGCGGCTTGGCGGAAGAGGCCCGGATCACGGGCTGGGTAAAGATGTCGGCGATGACGGCCGGCTTGCCGGTGACCAGGCCGACGATGGCGTCGGCGCACTGCTCGCCGATCAGGCGCGAGGGACTCTTCACCGAAGTCAGCGGCGGCAGCATATGGCGGATCAGTTCGAGATCGTCGAAGCCGGTGATGGAGACATGCTGCGGCACCTCATAGCCGAGCCGGTTGGCTTCCAGCAAAGCGCCCACCGCCAGCATGTCGGTGGTGCACATCACGGCGGTGATGCCGGGATGGCTGGCCATGAGGTGGTTGAAGGCATTGCGCCCCTCCTCCACCGAATACGGCACCTCGATCAGGCGCTCCGGCGGCAACGCGGCGCCCACCGAGGCAAGCGCGTCGCGGATACCGACAATGCGCGCCTGCAGGCGGTCGTTGTGGGTCAGCGGGCTGGTGATCACGCCGATCTCGCGGTGGCCGATGCGCACCAGGTAGTCGGCCAGCTCGCGCATGGCCTGGCGGTGGTCGAAGCCGACGCAGGGCAGCTCGCCGCCGCAGTCGTGGGTGAAGGAACACAGCGCCGGGATGTTGTGCTGCTGGAGCAGCGCGTAACTGGCGGGAAGATGGTTGCTGCCGGTCAGGATGACGCCGTCGACGCCGCGATTGAGGAAACTGGTGAGCGCCTTGAACTCGGTGTCGGGCGAGTATTCCGAGCTGGAGATCAGCAGCGAGAAGCCTGCGGCGTCGAGCCGGTTTTGCAAGGCCACCACCCACTCGGAAAAGATCGCCGTCGACAGCGTGGGCATGATGGCGCCGATGGTGTTCATGCGGCGCGAGGACAGCGCCCGCGCGGCGGCGTCGGGAATGTAGTTGAGTTCGGCCATGGCCAGCTCGACCTTGTCGCGCAGCACCTTGCGCACCGCGCCGGGCGAATTGATCACGCGCGAGACGGTGGCCACCGACACGCCGGCCAGGGTGGAGACGTCGCTGAGTTTGCTTTTCTTGCCGGGCGCTGCGACTGGCTTGTTGCTGTCTTTTTTCATGGGCCTCATCAAGGTCGCTGCGGCTGGCGCTGAAGCATCAACGGGAAATCATACGGGGGAATCGGGGGAAGATCAGAACGAAATCGCGCAAGCCGCACCAACCAGGACAGCGCGTCGTTTCAATCGACACGCAATTGTGCCATAGAGACTTTGAATATTTAAAAGGCGAATGATGAACCACACATTGGAAGAGACAAAAAACCCGGGGATGTCCCTGGCAAGGGATGAGGAAGGTCCGATCTACCGCAAGGTCACCTGGCGGCTGCTGCCGTTCCTCACGCTGTGCTACGTGATCGCCTACCTCGATCGCGTCAACGTCGGCTTCGCCAAGCTGCAGATGCTCTCCGACCTCAAGTTCAGCGAGACCGTGTACGGCCTGGGCGCCGGCATCTTCTTCCTGTTCTATGCCGCCTTCGAGACGCCCAGCAACCTGATCCTGCACAAGGTCGGGGCCCGCAAGTGGATCGCCCGCATCATGGTGACCTGGGGCCTGATCTCGGCCGCCTTCATGTTCGTGCAGACGCCGATGCAGTTCTACATCCTGCGCTCGCTGCTGGGCATCGCCGAGGCCGGCTTCTTCCCGGGCATCATCCTGTACCTGACCTACTGGTACCCGGCGCAGCGCCGTACCCGCATCATCTCGATCTTCATGGCGGCCATGCCGCTGGCGGGCATCTTCGGCGGCCCCCTGTCGGGCTGGATCCTGGACAGCTTCCATGAAGTGATGGGCCTGGCCGGCTGGCGCTGGCTATTCTTCCTGGAGGCGATGCCGGCGGTGGTGCTCGGCGTGGTCACGCTGTTCTGGCTGGACGACGGCATCCGCAAGGCCAAGTGGCTGACCGAGCAGGAGAAGGTCGTGCTGGAACGCAATATCCAGGCCGAAGACAAGGCCAAGGTGGCGCACGGCTCGCTGGGCCTGCTGTTCAAGGACATCCGGGTGTGGATGATGGGCATGGTCTACTTCTGCCTGGTGATCGGCCAGTACGGCATCACGCTGTGGCTGCCCACGCTGGTCAAGGGTGCGGGCATCACGGGCAACCTCAACATCGGCCTGGTCACCGCGATCCCCTATGTGGCCGCGGCCATCGCCATGATCTTCTTCGGCTTCCGCAGCGACGCCACTCGCAAGCGCCGTTTCTACCTGATCCTGCCGCTGCTGCTCGGCGCGGTCGGCTTCGTCGCCTCGGTGCAGTTCGAGAACAACACGGTGCTGGCGATCGCCGCGCTGACCGTCGCCTCCATCGGCGCGGTGTCGGCGGCGCCCCTGTTCTGGCCGCTGCCCACCGCCTTCCTGGCCGGCGCCTCGGCCGCCGGCGGCATCGGCCTGATCACTTCGCTGGGCAACCTGGGCGGCTTCTTCTCGCCCTACATGATCGGCTGGCTCAAGGACGCCACCCAAAGCAGCCACGCCGGCATGTATGCGCTCACGGGCTGGCTGCTGTTGGGCGCGCTGATCGCCTGGCGCACGCCCTCGCAGCTGGTCGACAAGTAAGCGCAAAACGGGGGCAGGACGGCTTCCCGCCGGCCGCCTGCTCCATCACCTTCCAGGCGCGGACCACTACAACATCAAGGAGACAAACATGACTTCCATCAGGAGGCTGGCCCTGCTCGTCCCGCTGCTGACGCTGTGCGCGCTGGCCGGATTGCGCGCCGCGCATGCCGATACGCTGGGCGACATCCGCCAGCGCGGCAAGATCGTCGTGGCGATCGACCTCAATTCGCCGCCCTTCGGCATGGCCGACGACAAGCTCAAACCCTACGGCTCGGACGTCACCGCCGCGCAGATGCTGGCCAAGGACCTGGGCGTGCAGCTGGAGATCGTGCAGGTCACCGGCCCCAACCGCGTACCGTATCTGCTGACCGGCAAGGCCGACATCGTCATCGCCTCGTTCAGCATCACGCCCGAGCGCGCCAAGGTGATCGACTTCAGCCTGCCCTACAGCGCCGCCGATTCGGTGGTGGCCGGCTTCGCCTCCACACCGATCAAGAGCCTGGCCGATCTCGCCGGCAAGCGCGTGGGCGTGGTGCGCGGCAACCTGCAGGACACGCTCTTGATCCCGCTGGTGCCCAAGGGAACCACCATGGTGCGCTTCGACGACGACGCTACCAACGCCGTGGCGCTGCTGTCGGGACAGGTGGATGCGATCGGCACCGCCAAGGAGCTGGTGGTGGAAACCGCGCGCCGCAATCCGGACAAGCACATCGAGACCAAGTTCTCGGTGAAGGTGGTGCCGCAAGGCATCGGCATGCGCAAGGGTGAGACCGCGTTGAAGGTCTGGATCGACAACTGGGTCACCGTCAACATGAAGAATGGACGCCTGGGCGAGTCCTACCAGAAAGCCGCCGGCACGCCGCTGCCGGATCTGTCGGCCTATTTCCCCAGGTAGGTTTGCGGCAGTGGCAAGGGGCCGGCCTCAACCGGCCACCTTCTCCGCAATCCCCGCCCCCAGCGGCGCCAGCAAGGCCAGCACTTCTTCTTCCCCGAACTTGACCGCCTGCGCGTCGTCGCGGCCGAGTATGCCGTCGGCCAGGGCCGACTTGCGGGCTTGCAGTTCCAGCAGGCGCTCCTCGATGCTGCCTTCCACCACCAGCTTGTAGACGAACACCTGGCGCGTCTGGCCCAGGCGGTGGGCGCGGGCGATGGCTTGCTCTTCCACGGCCGGGTTCCACCAGGGATCGACCAGCACCACGGTGTCGGCGGCGGTGAGGTTCAGGCCGACGCCGCCGGCCTTCAGGCTGACCAGGAACAGCGGCGCTTCGTGCGCCTGGAACCTCGCAATCACCTCGCCGCGCGCGGCGGGGTCGGTGTCGCCGGTGAGCGTGAGGAACGGCAATGCCAGCTCGCGCAGCTCGGCTTCGATCAGGCCCAGCATGGTGGTGAACTGCGAGAACACCAGCACGCGCCGGCCCTCGGCCACCAGCGCCGGCAGCATGTCGCGCAGCAGCTCGATCTTGGCGCGCTCGATGCCCTTGGGCATGCGCCCGCCTTTCAGCAGGTAGGGGTCGCAGCAGACCTGGCGCAGCTTGAGCAGCGCGTCCATCACGGTCACCTGCGAGCCGGTGAGGCCGCGCCGCAGCAAGGCGCGGCGGACCTGCTTGTCGGCGGCGATGCGCACGCTTTCGTAGAGTTCGCGCTGGCGGCCCTGCAGTTGCAGGCGCTCGACGATCTCGGTGCGCGGCGGCAGCTCCTGCAGCACATCGTCCTTGCGCCGACGCAGGATGAAAGGCCGCACGCGTTGCGCCAGCAGCCGCGCGCGCACGGTCTGCCCCTGCTCTTCGATGGGCTTGCGCCACAGCCGCGAGAAGCTGCGCGCATCGCCCAGGAAGCCGGGCATGAGGAAATGGAATTGCGTCCACAGCTCGCCGAGATGGTTCTCCAGCGGCGTGCCGGTCATGCAGAGGCGATGCCGCGCCTGCAGCTTGCGCGCGGCGGCGGCGGCGCGCGAGGAAGCGTTCTTGACGGTCTGCGCCTCGTCCAGCGCCAGCAGGTGGAAGCGCTGCGGCGCCAGCTGGTCGAGGTCGCGCCACAGCAGCGGATAGGTGGTGAGCACCAGGTCGGCGCCGCCGGCGGCGATCTCGGCGAAGCGCGCCGCCCGGCCCTCGCCGTGCAGCGTGAGCACGCGCAGCTCGGGCGCGATGCGGCGCGCTTCTTCGCGCCAGTTGAACAGCAGCGAGGTCGGCACTACCACCAGCGCCGGCAGGTCGAGGCGGCCGGCCTGTTTCTCGGTGAGGATATGCGCCAGCACCTGCGCGGTCTTGCCCAGGCCCATGTCGTCGGCGAGGATGCCGGCCAGCTTGTGTTCGCGCAGGTATTGCAGCCAGGCCAGGCCTTGCAGCTGGTAGGCGCGCAAGCAGATGCCCAGCCCCGCCGGCGCCTCGGCGCTGCGCACGCCGCCGGCGGCGCGCAGGCGGCGCGCGAGCCCGAGCACGCCGGCCTCACCGCTCATGTGCCAGGGCGCGCCGCCGTCCAGCCCGAGGAGCGCGCCGTGGATGGCGTCGAGGCGATGCGCGTCCCACGGCGTCAGGCGCAGCGGGCCGTCGCGCCGCTTGCTGTCGTCCAGCAGGTCGAGCAGCGCCAGCACCACCGCCTTCAGGGGCCCGGCCATGGCGTCGATGCGCCGGCCTCCCGGCGCGCGCAGCGAGATCACGGCGTGCGGGTCGATCTTCTCGACCTGCTGCGCGTCGGCCCAGCGCGGATCGCGCCGCAGCAGGTCGGCCACCATCGGGCCGACGTCCATGGTCTCGCCGTCGACCTCGATGCCGATCGAGAGCAGCCAGCGCCCGGAAGGATCGAGGCCGTCGAACACCTCGGTGGAGAATGCGCGCGGCTGCAGCGGCGCCGCCACTTCCTTGCCCAGCACCTCGCCGGTCTCGTCGCTGACGATGAAGCGCCAGGCGGTGACCGGCACGCTCTCGTGGGCGAAGCCGGGCTTGGCCACCAGCGTCCAGCCCAGTTGCTGCAGGCGCGGCGCCTGGTCGGCCCAGAAGTCGCCGAAGAAATCTTCCTGCACCAGCGTCCACAAGGGGCCGGCGGCGTGCAGGGGATTTTGCGCGCGCCATTGCAGCGCGTCCTCGCGCAGCGGCAGGAAACCCAGTTCGCGGATCAGTTCCAGCGCCGCCGCTTCGGCATCGGCATCGCGCCGGATGTGGGCCGGCGTGTAGCCCGGCTCGTCGTCGCCGAAGCCGACCGGGGCCGGCACGCTCCAGCGCCCGGCGCCTTCGCCGTAGGTCCAGTCGATCTGCGCCACCGTCACCATGCCGCCGCGCGGGCCGAACAGGCCGTGCGCGCGCATGCCGAGCAGGCCGTCGCCGCGCGCCAGCGTTTGCAGCATCAGGCGCGGGTGGAATGCGTGCGGATCGGAAGGCGGCATGCGGAAAAGGACAGGCAAAAAAGAAGCGGCCATTGTAGGCCGCTTCGCTCATGCCGTGCAGGCGGCGCGCGTCACTTGGGAGGCGTGGGCGTGATGCAGAAGTCCAGCATGCCGAACGGCACGCGGCCCTCGCCGGTGGCCCATACCCACACCGCCCAGCACAGCAGGGCGCACACCAGCAGCAGGGCCAGCACGATGTGCAGGCCGGAGGCGCGGCGCAGGAAGCTTTCGACGTTGTCGAACCAGGCGGTCATGGGAGGCAATGCGGGCTTGAAGAAGAACAGGCATTTTACCCAAGCCGCCAGCCTGCCGGAATGGGACAAATTGACGCAGTGTCGCACCGGCAACACCAGGCCGGGCGAGGCTTGCCGCCGGCGCTGCGCGGATTGCATTTGCTTGCGCGGAATTATTCGTTCCCGCGCGGCGGGCTCATCCCTACCCTGTTGTCTTTTCAGCTACGGACAAAGGGGCGGCCATGAACGGGGAACAAGGGAATCTGAAACGACGCCTGCTGCTGCAGGGCCTGGCGGCCGGCGCGCTGGCCGGCGGCGCGCCGCTGGTGCTGGCCGCGCCCGAGAAGGTGCTGCGCATCGGTTACCAGAAGTTCAACACGCTCAATA
This genomic window contains:
- a CDS encoding LacI family DNA-binding transcriptional regulator codes for the protein MKKDSNKPVAAPGKKSKLSDVSTLAGVSVATVSRVINSPGAVRKVLRDKVELAMAELNYIPDAAARALSSRRMNTIGAIMPTLSTAIFSEWVVALQNRLDAAGFSLLISSSEYSPDTEFKALTSFLNRGVDGVILTGSNHLPASYALLQQHNIPALCSFTHDCGGELPCVGFDHRQAMRELADYLVRIGHREIGVITSPLTHNDRLQARIVGIRDALASVGAALPPERLIEVPYSVEEGRNAFNHLMASHPGITAVMCTTDMLAVGALLEANRLGYEVPQHVSITGFDDLELIRHMLPPLTSVKSPSRLIGEQCADAIVGLVTGKPAVIADIFTQPVIRASSAKPRAKAGKR
- a CDS encoding MFS transporter; its protein translation is MSLARDEEGPIYRKVTWRLLPFLTLCYVIAYLDRVNVGFAKLQMLSDLKFSETVYGLGAGIFFLFYAAFETPSNLILHKVGARKWIARIMVTWGLISAAFMFVQTPMQFYILRSLLGIAEAGFFPGIILYLTYWYPAQRRTRIISIFMAAMPLAGIFGGPLSGWILDSFHEVMGLAGWRWLFFLEAMPAVVLGVVTLFWLDDGIRKAKWLTEQEKVVLERNIQAEDKAKVAHGSLGLLFKDIRVWMMGMVYFCLVIGQYGITLWLPTLVKGAGITGNLNIGLVTAIPYVAAAIAMIFFGFRSDATRKRRFYLILPLLLGAVGFVASVQFENNTVLAIAALTVASIGAVSAAPLFWPLPTAFLAGASAAGGIGLITSLGNLGGFFSPYMIGWLKDATQSSHAGMYALTGWLLLGALIAWRTPSQLVDK
- a CDS encoding metallothio multi-domain protein; this translates as MTAWFDNVESFLRRASGLHIVLALLLVCALLCWAVWVWATGEGRVPFGMLDFCITPTPPK
- a CDS encoding MaoC/PaaZ C-terminal domain-containing protein codes for the protein MTITHARLGDTVTFSKTVGEADVYLFAGITGDFSPNHVNEQFMQGTAYGRRIVHGALLVGFMSTASARMQAGSIERGIDTTPVSLGYDGLRFLKPVFFGDTVTVHYKISAIDEERARTVADMEVTNQHGELVSVGKHITKWVSNEARL
- a CDS encoding ShlB/FhaC/HecB family hemolysin secretion/activation protein codes for the protein MWMLLSLAAGQAMAQAPDADAQRRARRESELLQQREQLQRQAEERMQLQQAPEVKLQEDKAHSTDDAALPEEAPCFAIRELRLALPAQLSPAQSRLGASLLPLDAFHFLQQALDVYRDKCIGREGLNLIGRRMSALLLARGYSTTRVGIPEQDLSAGTLTLVLIPGVIGSIGLGRPGMPGSWRSAFPARPGDLLNLRELEQGMEQMKRVPSHEVEMQISPGDRLGESDIVINVAATKPWRLSASLDDSGAKGTGKLQAGLNLALDNPLGLNDLFNVTLNTDADRSGNQRGTTGNNFSWSVPYGDWSFAVAAGSYRYHQRFAGLFQSFTSSGKSDNMDVRATWMIQRDQQQKNSIQFKIGKRWSRAYLEDTELDNQRRNASFAEIAWLHRRRLGSAQLDLSLANRWGVSWFNGDADPAFRQPGDPTLRYTLQTIDASLLAPFALAGQSLTYIGALRGQSTRSVLHASEQLSIGNRYTVRGFDGELSLAAERGFFMRNEIDAPLGERNHSLYAGLDIGKLYGPAVSKLLGDKLAGAALGMRGNLLGLSYDMFIGWALYKPQNFRTGAQAAGFSLGYQY
- a CDS encoding transporter substrate-binding domain-containing protein, translating into MTSIRRLALLVPLLTLCALAGLRAAHADTLGDIRQRGKIVVAIDLNSPPFGMADDKLKPYGSDVTAAQMLAKDLGVQLEIVQVTGPNRVPYLLTGKADIVIASFSITPERAKVIDFSLPYSAADSVVAGFASTPIKSLADLAGKRVGVVRGNLQDTLLIPLVPKGTTMVRFDDDATNAVALLSGQVDAIGTAKELVVETARRNPDKHIETKFSVKVVPQGIGMRKGETALKVWIDNWVTVNMKNGRLGESYQKAAGTPLPDLSAYFPR
- a CDS encoding acyl CoA:acetate/3-ketoacid CoA transferase, which translates into the protein MKKVSVLSAAEAAGLVRDDDTIVICGCENVLSPETLLKALGDRYRETGAPRGLTEIHPIIVGMGVERGLEHLAQPGMIRRAVGSGFSFLKTSRYTQMLKENAFEAHVVPMGTIFQMMGDIASGRSRTLTQVGLNTFVDPQVEGGRINGAAETPLARHIEVDGEGYLEYRLPKLNIALLRGTTADENGNISLENEPVSLGVRNLAMAVKNSGGKVIVQVARMTQSGSIHPRMVEIPGICVDAVVIDPQQSVSGGELLNPALTGEIRMPIHHIARVEPGVARIVVSRAADEVQEHEVVNLGVGIPVDIPKILVERGQADRATFYPEHGSLGGVPGERAIFGTNINPEAIVDSPRVFEFFLGGGLDATFLGFGQIDAAGNVNVSKFNGIVPGCGGFIDITHRTGKVVFCGSFSAGGADVAAAEGGLRIRAEGKFSKFVPQVEQVTFNGREALRKGQSVLYVTERAVFSLQADGLQVEEIAPGVDLQTQVLDLIPFKVNVPRPPRLMDTRHFG
- a CDS encoding DEAD/DEAH box helicase, with product MPPSDPHAFHPRLMLQTLARGDGLLGMRAHGLFGPRGGMVTVAQIDWTYGEGAGRWSVPAPVGFGDDEPGYTPAHIRRDADAEAAALELIRELGFLPLREDALQWRAQNPLHAAGPLWTLVQEDFFGDFWADQAPRLQQLGWTLVAKPGFAHESVPVTAWRFIVSDETGEVLGKEVAAPLQPRAFSTEVFDGLDPSGRWLLSIGIEVDGETMDVGPMVADLLRRDPRWADAQQVEKIDPHAVISLRAPGGRRIDAMAGPLKAVVLALLDLLDDSKRRDGPLRLTPWDAHRLDAIHGALLGLDGGAPWHMSGEAGVLGLARRLRAAGGVRSAEAPAGLGICLRAYQLQGLAWLQYLREHKLAGILADDMGLGKTAQVLAHILTEKQAGRLDLPALVVVPTSLLFNWREEARRIAPELRVLTLHGEGRAARFAEIAAGGADLVLTTYPLLWRDLDQLAPQRFHLLALDEAQTVKNASSRAAAAARKLQARHRLCMTGTPLENHLGELWTQFHFLMPGFLGDARSFSRLWRKPIEEQGQTVRARLLAQRVRPFILRRRKDDVLQELPPRTEIVERLQLQGRQRELYESVRIAADKQVRRALLRRGLTGSQVTVMDALLKLRQVCCDPYLLKGGRMPKGIERAKIELLRDMLPALVAEGRRVLVFSQFTTMLGLIEAELRELALPFLTLTGDTDPAARGEVIARFQAHEAPLFLVSLKAGGVGLNLTAADTVVLVDPWWNPAVEEQAIARAHRLGQTRQVFVYKLVVEGSIEERLLELQARKSALADGILGRDDAQAVKFGEEEVLALLAPLGAGIAEKVAG
- a CDS encoding FAD-binding protein, with product MQDEYREISTDVLIIGSGGAALRAALEADDQGAEVLVVIKGEFRKSGATFHSVAEVGAYNVPDGAGDPLDNPGVFLDDILRAGQGMSDPRLSKILAEEAEQSLQYLEKFGVHFEREDDHYLVFRACFSSRPRSHVIHDHFKPVLKALGTEASRRGIKVMDRMMVVNLIARDGQCHGVHALDAEGRPVVIRAKSTIVTTGGASQLFAKNLYPSDITGDGYAMAHRAGAWLTNMEFMQAGVSIVSPFVNLFGNYLWDAHPNLSDRDGKPFVKDYLPPGVSLREVIQQKERHFPFSSSDISRYIEISIQRAINDGRGTLEGGVFMDFRNTDFATLLADKSRSIARMWPLTYEWYKKQDVDLYRDRVQIACSAHAINGGLYIDEDAQSNLCGLFAAGEVAAGPHGADRLGGNMALTCQVFGRRAGLAAAQRARDMDHPHLGDVFGEQRAFLAQFARSGAHRLPDLRARLQRSANRHLLVIRNAIGLKTFMDECDELRDMLMKDTEITSPADMVHALELRNLLEVGAMMALAAGVRRESRGGHYREDHPTRDDSMAQNIILDASQPAGYRAVRLADLRT